TCGTCAAGGGCCTCAAGGCGCCCGACTGGCCCACCGATGGCTGGCAGGCGCTGCAGCGGCTGGCGCTGCAGCTGTGCAAGGCCTGCGGGGCGCGCTGAGCGCCCGCAGCGCCTTTCGTTCGCCTTGCCGACACCGCGTCCCACCCCCTTGCGCCTGCCGGCCGACGATGCTACCAACGGCTGGTCGGCCATCCTGCCGCCGCGCGCGCCGCGCCCGGCGCTGCAGGGCCCCGTGCGGGCCGACTGGCTGGTGCTGGGCGCCGGCTACGCGGGCCTGGCCGCGGCGCGCCGCCTGGCCGAGCTGCGCCCGCACGCGCACGTGGTGCTGGTCGATGCGGGCACGGTGGGCGACAACGCCTCGGGCCGCAACTCCGGCTTCGCCATCGACGTGCCGCACAACGTGGGCAGTTCGCTCGAAGAGCTGCGCCAGGCCGCGCACTACCAGCGCCTGCTGGCCGCCGGCCTGGCCGACCTGCAGCGGCACATCGCCGCACACGCCATCGACTGCCAGTGGCGCCGCGCGGGCAAGTACCACTGCGCCGTGTCGCCCGCGGCCGGGCGCACGCTGGACCACCACGCCCAGGAGCTGCGCGCACTGGGTGAGCCGCACGAACGGCTGGACCGTGATGCGCTCGCCGCGCGCCTGGGCACGCGCTACTTCGCCGCCGGGTTGTACACGCCGGGCACGGTGCTGCTCAACCCGGCCGCGCTGTGCCGGGGCCTGGCCGATGCGCTGCCCGCCCAGGTCGCGCTGTACGAGAACACGCCCGTGCACGCGCTGGACATCGCCCCGCACGCGGTGGTGGCCCACACCGCGCAGGGGCGCATCGAAGCGCCGCAGCTCATCGTGGCCAGCAACCCTTTCGCGCAGCAGCTCGGCCTGTTCCAGGGCGAGACCTTTCCGCTGGCCACGTTCGGCTCGCTGAGCGCGCCGCTCACGCCCGCGCAGCGCGAGCGCCTGGGCGCACCGCAGGGCTGGGGCGTGACGCCGGTGAACGCCGTGGCCGGCGCCACGCTGCGCTACACCGACGACCACCGCCTGCTGGTGCGCCAGGGCTTCGAATACGCGCCGCGCTTTCGCGTGGCCGCCGCCGTGCGCGAGCGCGTGCGGCGCGCGCACCGGGCCGTGTTCGATGCGCGGTTTCCGCAGCTGGCCGACGTGCCGCTCGCGCATTTCTGGGAAGGCGCCATCGCCATCACGCGCAACGGCGCGCCGCGCTGGGGGCGCTTTGCCCCCAACGTGCACGGCGTGGCGGGCTGCAACGGCGTGGGCATCGTCAAGCACACGGTGCTGGGCGCGCTCGCGGCCGATCTGGCGCTGGGCCAGGACCATCCGTTGATCGCCGACGCTCTGGCGCTGGGCGCGCCCGCGCGCATGCCGCCCGCGCCGTTCCTGGGCCTGGGCCTGGGCGTGCGCGCCTACATCGCCCGGGAGAAGTGGGCGGGCCGCGCCGAGCGGTGACCGGGCGGTGGATGGGGCGCGGTGGCCGGCCCGGTCAGCCCGCCTGGCGCAGCACGTCCCCGGCCTTGTCCACCCACTGCTGGAGGCTGTCCAGCAGGTCCTTCTGGCTGAACGAGCAGCTTTCCTCGGAAAACAGCGCGCTCGATTCGAGGCGGTCGAGCAGGCCGTGCAGCACCTCGGCATAGCGCGGGGGCAGGGCGGCCAGCAGCGCGTCCTGCGCGCGGGCCGTGGCGCTCAGCTCGGTGGCGCTGCCGCCCGGGGCGCGGCAGCGGGCCAGGGCGGAGTCCAGCGTGGCCAGTTGCACGAGGGCGGTGGTGGTGTCGGAAAAACGGGTCATGCGGCAAGGGTAGCGCGGGCCGGGATCAGAACGTGGTCAGGTGCTCGTAGAGGATCACCGAGCCGATGCCGATCAGCAGCACGCCGCCCACGGCCTCGGCCCAGCGGCCCGCGATGCTTCCCAGCACCCGGCCGACCATCACGCCGATCGTGACCATGGCAAACGTCGCCAGGCCGATGGCCGCCGCCACGGGCAGGATGCCCACGTCGAGGAACGCCAGCCCCACGCCCACGGCCATCGCATCGATGCTGGTGGCAAAGCCGGTCACGGCCAGCAGCCAGAAGCCGTGGCGGGCGGGCTTTTCGGCTTCGGCATCGGGCGCCTGGAACGCGGCGTACACCATGCGCAGGCCGAGGATGGTCAGCAGCGTGAACGCGATCCAGTGGTCCCATTCCTTCACGTAGCCGGAGGCGGCGTAGCCCAGCGCCCAGCCGGCGATCGGGGTGAGCGCCTCGATGACGC
This region of Acidovorax sp. GBBC 1281 genomic DNA includes:
- a CDS encoding NAD(P)/FAD-dependent oxidoreductase, whose amino-acid sequence is MPTPRPTPLRLPADDATNGWSAILPPRAPRPALQGPVRADWLVLGAGYAGLAAARRLAELRPHAHVVLVDAGTVGDNASGRNSGFAIDVPHNVGSSLEELRQAAHYQRLLAAGLADLQRHIAAHAIDCQWRRAGKYHCAVSPAAGRTLDHHAQELRALGEPHERLDRDALAARLGTRYFAAGLYTPGTVLLNPAALCRGLADALPAQVALYENTPVHALDIAPHAVVAHTAQGRIEAPQLIVASNPFAQQLGLFQGETFPLATFGSLSAPLTPAQRERLGAPQGWGVTPVNAVAGATLRYTDDHRLLVRQGFEYAPRFRVAAAVRERVRRAHRAVFDARFPQLADVPLAHFWEGAIAITRNGAPRWGRFAPNVHGVAGCNGVGIVKHTVLGALAADLALGQDHPLIADALALGAPARMPPAPFLGLGLGVRAYIAREKWAGRAER
- the mntP gene encoding manganese efflux pump MntP — encoded protein: MNFASTALLALAMSTDAFAAAVGKGSALQKPRWSEALRTGAIFGVIEALTPIAGWALGYAASGYVKEWDHWIAFTLLTILGLRMVYAAFQAPDAEAEKPARHGFWLLAVTGFATSIDAMAVGVGLAFLDVGILPVAAAIGLATFAMVTIGVMVGRVLGSIAGRWAEAVGGVLLIGIGSVILYEHLTTF